A stretch of DNA from Roseovarius sp. M141:
GCCCGCCATCGCCTATATCGAGATTTTTCGCGGCACCCCCGTTCTGGTGCAGGTGCTGTTCATCTTCTACGGCCTGCCCCAGCTGATCGGCGGTCCGATCGACGCGCTGACCGCCGGTATCGCCGCCATCGCGGTAAACTCGGGCGCCTATATCTCCGAGGTGGTGCGCGGCGGCGTGCAATCCATCGAGCGCGGGCAGCGCGAGGCCGGTGTATCGCTGGGCCTGTCGCGCCTTCAGACGTTTCGCTACATCATCTGGCCGCAGGGCTTTCGCCGGATGATCCCGGCACTGGGCAACCAGGCCATCATCAGCATCAAGGATACATCGCTGTTCGCCGTCATCGGCGTGGGCGAACTGGTGCGTCAGGGGCAGATCTACATCGCGACAACCTTCAACGCGCTTGAGGTCTATCTGATGGTCGCGCTGATGTATCTGACGATCACGCTGACGCTGTCGGTGTTGTTGCGCATGCTGGAACGCAAGGGGCTGGTCGGACAATGAGCGGGAAAAACATGCAAAAGAGCGACACCAAGCCCATCGTCAAGATGGAGAAGCTGAACAAACATTTCGGCACCCTGCACGTACTGAAAGATGTCGATCTGGACGTCACCCCCGGCGAGGTGGTGGTGATCATCGGCGCCAGCGGGTCGGGCAAATCGACCCTGATCCGTTGCATCAACGGGCTGGAGGAATTCCAGTCCGGCAGTCTCGATGTGGACGGCAAGGTGCTGCTGCCCAACGGCAAGGCGTCCAAGGCTCTGCAACAGATCCGCACCGAGGTCGGGATGGTGTTCCAGCAGTTCAACCTGTTCCCGCATATGACCGTGCTGGACAACGTCACGCTGGCCCCGATGAAGGTGCGCGGCGCCAGCCGGGATGACGCGCAGCAGACCGCCCGCCGCCTGCTGGAACGTGTGGGCATTTCAGATCAGGCCGAAAAGCACCCCAGCCAGCTGTCAGGCGGGCAGCAGCAGCGTGTCGCTCTGGCCCGCGCCCTGGCGATGGAACCGCGCCTGATGCTGTTCGATGAACCCACGTCGGCGCTGGACCCCGAGATGATCGGCGAGGTGCTGGACGCCATGCGCGAACTGGCCCGCGAAGGCATGACGATGGTGATCGTCACGCATGAGATGAATTTCGCCCGCGAGGTCGCCGACCGCGTGATCTATATCCACAAGGGCGAGATCGTCGAGCAGGGCACGCCCCAAGCGGTGTTCGACACTCCCCAGAACGAGCGCACTCAAAGCTTCCTCGCGCGGGTTTTGACGCACTGAAGCGCGCCCACGATTGTGACGGATCAGGCCCTGCCGGAAACGGCGGGGCCTTTTCGTCTGCACAACTTCCGGGCGGTGGGATCAGCGGCAGGCAGGTCAACGCTGTATTGGAATAAGATTGGGAAACCGTTATGGTCGATTGATTATTTCAATCGATAAAAGGCCAGCATCATGCTCGATAAACTGGAAATGTTCATTGCCCTCGCCAAGGCGAAACATTTCGGCAAGGCCGCTGAGGATTTGGGCATTACGCAGCCGACCCTGTCCACCGGTATCAAGAATCTCGAAGGGCAGTTGGGGGTCAAGCTGGTGTTTCGCGGGTCCAAATATGGCGGGCTGACACCCGAAGGGCATAGCGCGCTGGAATGGGCGCGCCGCATCGTCGGGGACGCGCGGCAGCTCAAGGACGAAATGCGGTTTAAAAAGAACGGCTTGACCGGACAACTACGCGTTGCCGTCATCCCCACCGCTCTGACATGGGCCGCGCAATTATCGGCCCGTTTCAGCGAAAGGAATCCGCGGGTGCGGCTGACGCTATTGTCGCGCACTTCGATCGAAATCCTGTCGATGATCGAGAATTTGGACGTCGATGCCGGCATCACCTATCTGGACAACGAACCGACCGGCAGGGTCAGCACAGAGCCTCTCTACCGCGAACGTTATATGCTGATTTGCAATGAAAATTCACAGTTTGCAGGCCGTATGTCGGTTGGCTGGAAAGAGCTGGAGCGCGAGCGGTTGGCCTTGCTGACACCGGAAAACCAAAACAGACGAATCATCAACCGCCACTTTCAGGATGCCGGCGCAACGCCGGATGCATGGA
This window harbors:
- a CDS encoding amino acid ABC transporter permease, with translation MNSTFQFDWHAAFASVPYLLKGVPYTLLISFGGLAIGFLIGILFGLMRISPTAWLRWPAIAYIEIFRGTPVLVQVLFIFYGLPQLIGGPIDALTAGIAAIAVNSGAYISEVVRGGVQSIERGQREAGVSLGLSRLQTFRYIIWPQGFRRMIPALGNQAIISIKDTSLFAVIGVGELVRQGQIYIATTFNALEVYLMVALMYLTITLTLSVLLRMLERKGLVGQ
- a CDS encoding amino acid ABC transporter ATP-binding protein; translation: MQKSDTKPIVKMEKLNKHFGTLHVLKDVDLDVTPGEVVVIIGASGSGKSTLIRCINGLEEFQSGSLDVDGKVLLPNGKASKALQQIRTEVGMVFQQFNLFPHMTVLDNVTLAPMKVRGASRDDAQQTARRLLERVGISDQAEKHPSQLSGGQQQRVALARALAMEPRLMLFDEPTSALDPEMIGEVLDAMRELAREGMTMVIVTHEMNFAREVADRVIYIHKGEIVEQGTPQAVFDTPQNERTQSFLARVLTH
- a CDS encoding LysR family transcriptional regulator, with translation MLDKLEMFIALAKAKHFGKAAEDLGITQPTLSTGIKNLEGQLGVKLVFRGSKYGGLTPEGHSALEWARRIVGDARQLKDEMRFKKNGLTGQLRVAVIPTALTWAAQLSARFSERNPRVRLTLLSRTSIEILSMIENLDVDAGITYLDNEPTGRVSTEPLYRERYMLICNENSQFAGRMSVGWKELERERLALLTPENQNRRIINRHFQDAGATPDAWIESDSPIVLVANVEKGDWLTILAADIAAFLTQGKALRLIPLSGSTAAPSVGLVAPYREPHTPTLQALLNEARVMSNIR